The Brassica napus cultivar Da-Ae chromosome C7, Da-Ae, whole genome shotgun sequence genome has a segment encoding these proteins:
- the LOC125589846 gene encoding 14 kDa proline-rich protein DC2.15-like — protein sequence MAFSKIALLLILNVIFFTLVSSNPVPYRKPTCKNALKFKVCANVLDLVKVSLPQRSKCCGLIKGLVDLEAAVCLCTALKADLLGLKLDVPISLSVILNQCGKKVPSGFKCA from the coding sequence ATGGCTTTTTCGAAAATTGCTCTCCTCCTCATTTTGAATGTCATTTTCTTCACCTTGGTTAGCTCGAATCCAGTCCCTTACCGCAAACCCACTTGTAAAAATGCTCTTAAATTCAAGGTGTGTGCCAATGTGTTGGATTTGGTTAAGGTTTCTCTACCACAAAGATCCAAATGTTGCGGACTTATCAAAGGTCTAGTTGATCTCGAAGCTGCGGTTTGTCTTTGCACCGCCTTAAAAGCTGATCTCCTTGGCCTCAAACTAGATGTTCCCATTTCATTGAGTGTTATCTTAAACCAGTGTGGTAAGAAGGTTCCATCTGGTTTCAAATGTGCCTAG
- the LOC125589843 gene encoding 14 kDa proline-rich protein DC2.15-like translates to MAFSKIALLLILNVIFFTLVSSNPVPYRKPTCKNALKFKVCANVLDLVKVSLPQRSKCCGLIKGLVDLEAAVCLCTALKADLLGLKLDVPISLSVILNQCGKKVPSGFQCA, encoded by the coding sequence ATGGCTTTTTCTAAAATTGCTCTCCTCCTCATTTTGAATGTCATTTTCTTCACCTTGGTTAGCTCGAATCCAGTCCCTTACCGCAAACCCACTTGTAAAAATGCTCTTAAATTCAAGGTGTGTGCCAATGTGTTGGATTTGGTTAAGGTTTCTCTACCACAAAGATCCAAATGTTGCGGACTTATCAAAGGTCTAGTTGATCTCGAAGCTGCGGTTTGTCTTTGCACCGCCTTAAAAGCTGATCTCCTTGGCCTCAAACTAGATGTTCCCATTTCATTGAGTGTTATCTTAAACCAGTGCGGTAAGAAGGTCCCATCTGGTTTCCAATGTGCCTAG
- the LOC111206964 gene encoding uncharacterized protein LOC111206964 isoform X2 codes for MNSNMQKNVSGDLTAKKSNGKVVVSSAEPNSGDLTSRKPSGKAVASSVEPIVRAGFTGVSPVSVSGDPKSKKLNGKAVVSSADPISGDLTVKKPNGKDVDSSAEPIKRAGHTIISPVPVVSGDPKSKQKNGKAVVTSAKTIKRTGNAGGSCADVVSGKLTPKKLKGKAVDSSSVEVLFFKDVKFRPQEGELRFRLIHFWEARNTHTKILIGIEMILIDEQGTVIQGFIPPSRIDTYLPHMIAGSLYRLIKFYGSKSKTMYRVSEQDVTISFSWNSVLSVLENCPVQFVEDRFRFYGYEEFESACDLKGDLYGKLHQILWFSSRLF; via the exons ATGAATTCCAACATGCAAAAAAATGTTTCCGGCGATCTCACCGCGAAGAAATCAAATGGCAAGGTCGTCGTCTCCTCCGCCGAACCAAACTCCGGCGATCTTACCTCGAGGAAACCAAGCGGCAAGGCCGTTGCCTCCTCTGTCGAGCCAATCGTACGAGCCGGCTTCACCGGAGTCTCCCCTGTTTCTGTTTCCGGTGATCCAAAATCCAAGAAACTAAACGGCAAGGCCGTTGTCTCCTCCGCCGATcctatctccggcgatctcacCGTGAAGAAACCAAACGGCAAAGATGTTGACTCCTCCGCCGAGCCAATCAAACGAGCCGGCCACACCATAATCTCTCCCGTTCCAGTTGTCTCCGGCGATCCAAAGTCCAAGCAGAAAAACGGTAAGGCCGTTGTCACCTCCGCCAAGACGATCAAACGTACCGGAAATGCCGGTGGTTCGTGCGCCGATGTTGTCTCCGGCAAGCTTACACCGAAGAAGTTAAAGGGCAAGGCCGTGGACTCCTCCTCCGTCGAAGTGCTGTTCTTCAAAGATGTCAAGTTCAGACCTCAAGAAGGCGAGCTGAGGTTTCGTCTGATCCATTTTTGGGAGGCTCGGAACACACACACGAAGATACTCATTGGTATTGAGATGATTCTCATCGACGAACAG GGTACTGTGATCCAGGGGTTCATTCCACCGAGCAGGATTGACACTTATTTGCCACATATGATCGCTGGTTCTCTCTACAGGCTTATTAAGTTTTATGGATCAAAGAGCAAGACTATGTATCGAGTTTCTGAGCAAGACGTGACCATTTCTTTCTCATGGAATTCTGTCCTCTCTGTCCTCGAGAACTGCCCGGTTCAGTTCGTTGAAGATCGGTTCCGTTTCTATGGTTATGAAGAGTTTGAATCAGCCTGTGACCTcaagggggatctttatggTAAGCTTCACCAGATTCTGTGGTTTAGCTCTCGATTGTTTTAA
- the LOC111206964 gene encoding uncharacterized protein LOC111206964 isoform X1 — translation MNSNMQKNVSGDLTAKKSNGKVVVSSAEPNSGDLTSRKPSGKAVASSVEPIVRAGFTGVSPVSVSGDPKSKKLNGKAVVSSADPISGDLTVKKPNGKDVDSSAEPIKRAGHTIISPVPVVSGDPKSKQKNGKAVVTSAKTIKRTGNAGGSCADVVSGKLTPKKLKGKAVDSSSVEVLFFKDVKFRPQEGELRFRLIHFWEARNTHTKILIGIEMILIDEQVCPFLRFCLVAKILTNSLLCVRYRQGTVIQGFIPPSRIDTYLPHMIAGSLYRLIKFYGSKSKTMYRVSEQDVTISFSWNSVLSVLENCPVQFVEDRFRFYGYEEFESACDLKGDLYGKLHQILWFSSRLF, via the coding sequence ATGAATTCCAACATGCAAAAAAATGTTTCCGGCGATCTCACCGCGAAGAAATCAAATGGCAAGGTCGTCGTCTCCTCCGCCGAACCAAACTCCGGCGATCTTACCTCGAGGAAACCAAGCGGCAAGGCCGTTGCCTCCTCTGTCGAGCCAATCGTACGAGCCGGCTTCACCGGAGTCTCCCCTGTTTCTGTTTCCGGTGATCCAAAATCCAAGAAACTAAACGGCAAGGCCGTTGTCTCCTCCGCCGATcctatctccggcgatctcacCGTGAAGAAACCAAACGGCAAAGATGTTGACTCCTCCGCCGAGCCAATCAAACGAGCCGGCCACACCATAATCTCTCCCGTTCCAGTTGTCTCCGGCGATCCAAAGTCCAAGCAGAAAAACGGTAAGGCCGTTGTCACCTCCGCCAAGACGATCAAACGTACCGGAAATGCCGGTGGTTCGTGCGCCGATGTTGTCTCCGGCAAGCTTACACCGAAGAAGTTAAAGGGCAAGGCCGTGGACTCCTCCTCCGTCGAAGTGCTGTTCTTCAAAGATGTCAAGTTCAGACCTCAAGAAGGCGAGCTGAGGTTTCGTCTGATCCATTTTTGGGAGGCTCGGAACACACACACGAAGATACTCATTGGTATTGAGATGATTCTCATCGACGAACAGGTCTGTCCATTTTTAAGATTTTGCTTGGTCGCTAAAATACTAACAAACTCATTGCTATGTGTTCGCTATCGACAGGGTACTGTGATCCAGGGGTTCATTCCACCGAGCAGGATTGACACTTATTTGCCACATATGATCGCTGGTTCTCTCTACAGGCTTATTAAGTTTTATGGATCAAAGAGCAAGACTATGTATCGAGTTTCTGAGCAAGACGTGACCATTTCTTTCTCATGGAATTCTGTCCTCTCTGTCCTCGAGAACTGCCCGGTTCAGTTCGTTGAAGATCGGTTCCGTTTCTATGGTTATGAAGAGTTTGAATCAGCCTGTGACCTcaagggggatctttatggTAAGCTTCACCAGATTCTGTGGTTTAGCTCTCGATTGTTTTAA
- the LOC125589839 gene encoding 14 kDa proline-rich protein DC2.15-like, which translates to MAFSKIALLLILNVIFFTLVSSNPVPYRKPICKNALKFKVCANVLDLVKVSLPQRSKCCGLIKGLVDLEAAVCLCTALKADLLGLKLDVPISLSVILNQCGKKVPSGFQCA; encoded by the coding sequence ATGGCTTTTTCTAAAATTGCTCTCCTCCTCATTTTGAATGTCATTTTCTTCACCTTGGTTAGCTCGAATCCAGTCCCTTACCGCAAACCCATTTGTAAAAATGCTCTTAAATTCAAGGTGTGTGCCAATGTGTTGGATTTGGTTAAGGTTTCTCTACCACAAAGATCCAAATGTTGCGGACTTATCAAAGGTCTAGTTGATCTCGAAGCTGCGGTTTGTCTTTGCACCGCCTTAAAAGCTGATCTCCTTGGCCTCAAACTAGATGTTCCCATTTCATTGAGTGTTATCTTAAACCAGTGCGGTAAGAAGGTCCCATCTGGTTTCCAATGTGCCTAG